In a single window of the Leptidea sinapis chromosome 47, ilLepSina1.1, whole genome shotgun sequence genome:
- the LOC126978144 gene encoding carboxypeptidase B-like, with amino-acid sequence MKNWVWILLVSAAFAKHEEYAGWKSYFVAPTTQEQLEFLGSIRDVLDLDFLSYATVDRNGLVLVKPEHQEEFISTLNNQGINYRVHAEDVKKQLDNDDEQIEARRSSLRSTPEGEMPYDNYQPLDVIYNYIDKVAEQYPDVVTLVTPANSFEGYPIKYLKISSSNFEDPTKSVIFIESTIHAREWIAPPTATYAIHKLVENLTDPELLEKFDWIILPVANPDGYVFSFETSRFWRKTRSTEFSTSCPGVDGNRNFDFFWNTIGTSSNLCADNYAGGRPFSEVETRVVRDIIHEHLDRMVMYLSMHSYGSMILYSWGHDGSLSNQAFSLHSVGISMADAIYENSLPHFPRYSVGNSRLVVGYAASGISADYAHAVGVPLSYTYELPGFGGGFVGFHLNPRYIKQVAEETWEGIAVGAKRAGALFGNQ; translated from the exons ATGAAGAATTGGGTGTGGATATTGTTGGTTTCAGCAGCGTTTGCCAAACACGAAGAATATGCTGG CTGGAAGTCATATTTCGTAGCCCCAACCACCCAGGAACAGTTGGAGTTCCTTGGATCAATACGAGACGTTCTCGATCTGGACTTTCTGAGCTATGCTACTGTTGACCGGAATGGCTTAGTTCTAGTCAAGCCAGAACACCAAGAAGAATTCATCAGCACGCTGAACAACCAAGGGATCAACTATAGAGTACACGCTGAAGATGTCAAAAA ACAACTTGACAACGATGATGAACAAATTGAAGCTAGGAGAAGTTCACTTCGCAGCACACCTGAAGGGGAAATGCCGTATGATAATTACCAACCTCTAGATGTG atttataactatattgataAAGTTGCTGAGCAATATCCAGACGTAGTAACACTAGTAACACCGGCTAATTCTTTCGAAGGCTATCCcataaaatatttgaagattTCATCTTCTAACTTCGAAGATCCGACAAAGTCTGTGATTTTCATCGAGTCTACTATTCACGCCAGGGAGTGGATAGCGCCACCCACAGCGACATATGCAATCCACAAGTTGGTTGAAAATCTGACGGACCCAGAGCTATTAGAGAAGTTTGATTGGATTATCTTACCCGTAGCCAACCCAGATGGATATGTATTCTCTTTTGAGACG TCCCGATTTTGGCGTAAAACGCGTAGTACAGAATTCAGCACATCTTGCCCAGGAGTAGATGGAAACCGTAACTTTGATTTCTTCTGGAATACGATTGGAACCAGCTCTAATTTATGCGCAGACAACTATGCCGGTGGAAGACCATTTTCTGAAGTTGAAACAAGAGTAGTAAGGGATATTATTCACGAACACCTTGATAGAATGGTTATGTACCTTAGTATGCACAGCTATGGAAGTATGATTCTCTATTCCTGGGGACACGATGGATCTTTGTCCAACCAAGCGTTTTCCTTACACAGTGTTGGGATTAGCATGGCTGATGCTATTTATGAGAATTCCTTGCCCCACTTCCCTAGATATTCGGTGGGTAATTCAAGACTAGTCGTCGGCTATGCAGCATCGGGAATATCAGCTGACTATGCCCATGCTGTTGGAGTTCCTCTATCGTATACATACGAGCTACCAGGGTTTGGAGGAGGATTTGTTGGATTTCATCTTAATCCACGATATATAAAGCAAGTGGCAGAAGAAACTTGGGAAGGTATTGCTGTTGGCGCGAAAAGAGCTGGTGCACTGTTTggcaatcaataa